Proteins from one Hoplias malabaricus isolate fHopMal1 chromosome 2, fHopMal1.hap1, whole genome shotgun sequence genomic window:
- the gja2 gene encoding gap junction protein, alpha 2, whose protein sequence is MGDWGSLGKLLEKAQQHSTVVGKVWLTVLFIFRILVLGAAAEKVWGDEQSGFSCDTKQPGCQSVCYDRTFPISHIRFWVMQIIFVSVPTLVYLGHVLHLVRMEEKHKQQHVQDGKVSKPAVLDERGQVRLQGALLRTYILNVIFKTLMEVGFLVAQYFLYGFRLEAMYRCSRWPCPNTVNCFTSRPTEKTVFILFMLAVSCVSLLLNLAEIYHLGFTKCRQGLRLRSQPRPQEDAVPQFLDTFPYFPSHPPEHQYRIPDLDASFPYKQNRQNLAVERGGAGLVGKETKANPVTEPKVDGITAESMRVKKTSSSAPGSPYTGRHSNINKPRLDDLKI, encoded by the coding sequence ATGGGAGACTGGGGTTCTCTGGGGAAATTGTTGGAGAAAGCCCAGCAGCACTCCACTGTGGTGGGGAAGGTGTGGCTGACGGTGCTGTTTATATTCCGCATCCTGGTCCTGGGCGCGGCGGCGGAGAAGGTTTGGGGAGATGAGCAGTCAGGGTTCAGCTGTGACACAAAGCAGCCAGGTTGTCAGAGCGTGTGCTACGACCGGACATTCCCCATCTCCCACATCCGCTTTTGGGTAATGCAGATCATTTTTGTGTCTGTGCCGACGCTGGTGTACCTGGGCCATGTGCTGCACCTGGTGCGGATGGAGGAGAAGCACAAGCAGCAGCATGTCCAGGATGGGAAGGTCTCAAAACCCGCAGTGTTGGATGAGCGAGGCCAGGTTCGGCTACAGGGGGCGCTGCTGCGCACCTACATTCTGAATGTGATCTTTAAGACGCTGATGGAGGTGGGCTTCCTGGTGGCACAGTACTTCCTGTATGGGTTCCGGTTGGAGGCAATGTACCGCTGCAGCCGCTGGCCGTGCCCCAACACCGTCAACTGCTTCACATCCCGCCCCACGGAGAAGACTGTCTTCATTCTCTTCATGCTGGCCGTGTCCTGTGTATCCCTGTTGCTCAACCTGGCCGAGATCTACCACCTTGGCTTCACCAAGTGCCGACAGGGTCTGCGGCTGAGGTCCCAGCCTCGGCCCCAAGAGGACGCTGTTCCCCAGTTCCTGGACACCTTCCCATATTTCCCCTCTCACCCCCCCGAGCACCAGTACAGGATCCCGGACCTCGATGCTTCCTTCCCTTACAAACAGAACCGGCAGAACCTTGCTGTGGAGAGGGGTGGGGCCGGGCTGGTCGGCAAGGAAACCAAGGCCAACCCTGTTACGGAGCCGAAAGTGGATGGCATCACCGCAGAATCCATGAGAGTGAAGAAAACCTCGAGCTCTGCTCCTGGGTCGCCCTACACCGGTCGCCACAGTAACATCAACAAGCCCAGACTAGACGACTTGAAGATATGA